One Comamonas endophytica DNA window includes the following coding sequences:
- a CDS encoding lipocalin family protein — protein sequence MPRHNDCRLLSFDDLRSRLDRDPLPEKDSRTGSAVALAVGAGAVAYLAWMALRTPARPAAVQPVGNFDISRYMGRWYEVARIDQRFEKGLVRTRAEYTLAPNGSVQVVNRGFDPRRNRWDEARGKAQVVGSSNEAALKVSFFGPFYAGYNVVALDEHYRWAMVVGSSLDYFWILSRTPVLPSGVRQHLLAQAQQIGINLDRITWVMQDGANPTGG from the coding sequence ATGCCCCGTCACAACGACTGCCGACTGCTTTCCTTCGACGACCTGCGCAGCCGGCTGGACCGCGACCCCCTGCCCGAAAAAGACAGCCGCACCGGCTCGGCGGTGGCCCTGGCGGTGGGCGCGGGCGCCGTTGCCTATCTGGCGTGGATGGCGCTGCGCACTCCTGCACGGCCTGCCGCGGTCCAGCCCGTGGGCAATTTCGACATCTCGCGCTACATGGGCCGCTGGTACGAGGTGGCGCGCATCGACCAGCGCTTCGAAAAGGGCCTGGTGCGCACCCGCGCCGAATACACCCTGGCGCCCAATGGCAGCGTGCAGGTCGTGAACCGTGGCTTCGATCCGCGCCGCAACCGCTGGGACGAGGCGCGCGGCAAGGCGCAGGTGGTGGGCAGCTCGAATGAAGCCGCGCTCAAGGTCTCGTTCTTCGGCCCCTTCTATGCAGGCTACAACGTGGTGGCGCTGGACGAGCACTACCGCTGGGCCATGGTCGTGGGCTCGAGCCTGGACTACTTCTGGATTCTCTCGCGCACCCCGGTGCTGCCCTCCGGCGTGCGCCAGCACCTGCTGGCGCAGGCGCAGCAGATCGGCATCAACCTCGACCGCATCACCTGGGTCATGCAGGACGGGGCCAATCCCACGGGCGGCTGA
- a CDS encoding ABC transporter ATP-binding protein has translation MHILWTYLRPHSRLAWLALLLAAISQVLALVDPIIFGKIIDGYAINPGNKTDDELISGVLRLLGLAVAVAIGSRLAKALQEYVTRLVVQKLGTQLFNDGLRQVMRLKYQEFAEMRTGETLSLLQKARADSERFINTFINTVFAALVGISFLVWYSVTRHWALVPVFLIGVLVLGGLTGLLSREIRNQQRSIVRETNRNSGFITESLRNIELIKSLGLTFPEVRRLQAQTEKIFALEMQKVKRIRLLSFLQGSTLSLLKLGILFALLWLIFRDVLSTGELIAMQFISVAIFAPLQELGNIIIAWREAEASLKNFSALMNKPIEKRPANPQRVGLLQALNFNQVEFQHRGAEDKALDGVSFSAKLGDTIAFVGPSGSGKSTLVKLLVGLYTPQAGSIDFNGIPTQQLRYNEVRRQIGFVTQETHLFAGTLRENMLFVKPDATDEEILRAMEQASCLHLLARSPLGLDTPIGESGVRLSGGEKQRLSIARALVRDPRLLIFDEATSALDSLTEEQITATVRQVSQQSHRITLLIAHRLSTILHAQTIIVLERGRIAESGSHAELLERKGLYYAMWRQQIGERPAGPPLGALPPQEDALEPAAGN, from the coding sequence ATGCACATACTCTGGACCTACCTTCGACCCCATTCCCGGCTGGCCTGGCTCGCGCTGCTGCTGGCGGCCATCAGCCAGGTGCTGGCGCTGGTCGACCCGATCATCTTCGGCAAGATCATCGACGGCTACGCCATTAACCCGGGCAACAAGACCGATGACGAACTGATCTCCGGCGTGCTGCGCCTGCTGGGCCTGGCGGTGGCCGTGGCCATCGGCTCGCGCCTGGCCAAGGCGCTGCAGGAATACGTGACGCGCCTGGTGGTGCAGAAGCTCGGCACGCAGCTGTTCAACGACGGCCTGCGCCAGGTCATGCGCCTCAAATACCAGGAATTCGCCGAGATGCGCACCGGCGAGACGCTGTCGCTGCTGCAGAAGGCGCGGGCTGACAGCGAGCGCTTCATCAACACCTTCATCAACACCGTGTTCGCGGCCCTCGTCGGCATCAGCTTCCTGGTCTGGTATTCGGTCACGCGGCACTGGGCGCTGGTGCCGGTGTTCCTGATCGGCGTGCTGGTGCTGGGCGGGCTCACCGGCCTGCTCAGCCGCGAGATACGCAACCAGCAGCGTTCGATCGTGCGCGAGACCAACCGCAACTCGGGCTTCATCACCGAGTCGCTGCGCAACATCGAGTTGATCAAGAGCCTGGGGCTCACCTTTCCCGAGGTGCGGCGGCTGCAGGCGCAGACCGAGAAGATCTTCGCGCTCGAGATGCAGAAAGTGAAGCGCATCCGGCTGCTGTCCTTCCTGCAGGGCTCGACGCTGAGCCTGCTCAAGCTGGGCATCCTGTTCGCGCTGCTGTGGCTGATCTTCCGCGACGTGCTGAGCACCGGCGAGCTGATCGCCATGCAGTTCATCTCGGTGGCGATCTTCGCGCCACTGCAGGAGCTGGGCAACATCATCATTGCCTGGCGCGAGGCCGAGGCCTCGCTGAAGAATTTCTCGGCGCTGATGAACAAGCCGATCGAGAAGCGTCCGGCCAATCCCCAGCGCGTCGGGCTGCTGCAGGCGCTGAACTTCAACCAAGTGGAATTCCAGCACCGCGGTGCTGAGGACAAGGCGCTCGACGGCGTGTCGTTCTCGGCAAAACTCGGCGATACCATTGCCTTCGTCGGACCTTCGGGCTCGGGCAAGTCGACGTTGGTCAAGCTGCTGGTGGGCTTGTATACGCCGCAGGCCGGCTCCATCGATTTCAACGGCATTCCGACGCAGCAGCTGCGCTACAACGAGGTGCGCCGGCAGATCGGTTTCGTGACGCAGGAAACCCATCTGTTTGCCGGCACGCTGCGCGAGAACATGCTGTTCGTGAAGCCAGACGCCACCGACGAGGAGATATTGAGGGCCATGGAGCAGGCCTCGTGCCTGCACCTGCTGGCGCGTTCGCCGCTGGGGCTGGACACGCCCATCGGCGAGTCGGGCGTGCGCCTGTCGGGCGGGGAGAAGCAGCGGCTGTCGATCGCGCGCGCGCTGGTGCGCGACCCGCGGCTGCTGATCTTCGACGAGGCCACTTCGGCGCTCGACTCGCTGACCGAGGAGCAAATCACGGCCACCGTGCGCCAGGTGTCGCAGCAGTCGCACCGCATCACCCTGCTGATCGCCCACCGGCTGTCGACCATACTGCATGCGCAGACCATCATCGTGCTCGAACGCGGGCGCATTGCCGAGTCCGGCAGCCATGCCGAGCTGCTGGAGCGCAAGGGCCTGTATTACGCCATGTGGCGCCAGCAGATCGGCGAGCGCCCGGCCGGCCCGCCACTGGGGGCGCTGCCGCCGCAGGAGGACGCGCTGGAGCCGGCAGCAGGGAATTGA
- a CDS encoding chaperone modulator CbpM, with product MTAAPSPFCTPCEVLDTAALDLAQLAHACQKPTTWVVQHVRDEVLHIDGSSGAGAAEWRFSSRTLLRARRIAHLEQAFDADPQLAALAADLMEEVRQLRQLLRQHGGNPR from the coding sequence ATGACTGCCGCCCCCTCCCCTTTTTGCACCCCCTGCGAAGTGCTGGACACGGCGGCACTGGATCTGGCGCAGCTGGCCCATGCCTGCCAGAAGCCGACGACGTGGGTGGTGCAGCACGTGCGCGACGAGGTGCTGCATATCGATGGCAGCAGCGGCGCGGGCGCGGCCGAGTGGCGCTTCAGTAGCCGCACGCTGCTGCGCGCGCGGCGCATTGCCCATCTGGAGCAGGCCTTCGATGCCGACCCGCAATTGGCGGCGCTGGCGGCGGACCTGATGGAGGAAGTGCGGCAACTGCGCCAGCTGCTGCGCCAGCACGGCGGCAATCCGCGCTGA
- a CDS encoding DnaJ C-terminal domain-containing protein, with protein MDYKDYYQILGVDRSASAQDIKKAYRRLARKHHPDLSQDPESARRMAELNEANTVLSDPEKRAAYDQLGSEGARGGFRPPPQWDEEHVFHASGSADSDGFSDFFDQLFGRSAYHRQSHARGQTPPDLKGRDQHAVIELDLQDSYQGTQRALQVRSATLDAQGHPVERTRELQVTIPKGVKEGQLIRLAGHGGPGLGNGPAGDLLLEVRFRADPRWHAKERDVYQQLLLAPWEAALGGPIEVQTLAGPLEVNVPAGWKPGRQLRLRGKGLPGPTPGDMYLTLEIALPPADDAASRKAYEAFAQAFAQFHARS; from the coding sequence ATGGATTACAAGGACTACTACCAGATCCTTGGTGTCGACCGCTCGGCCAGCGCGCAGGACATCAAGAAAGCCTACCGGCGCCTTGCGCGCAAGCACCATCCGGACCTTAGCCAGGACCCTGAATCGGCGCGCCGCATGGCCGAACTCAACGAAGCCAATACGGTGCTGTCGGACCCCGAGAAGCGCGCGGCTTACGACCAGCTGGGCAGCGAGGGAGCGCGCGGGGGCTTCCGGCCTCCGCCGCAGTGGGACGAAGAGCATGTCTTCCATGCCAGCGGCAGCGCCGACAGCGATGGTTTTAGCGATTTCTTCGATCAGCTCTTCGGCCGCAGCGCCTACCACCGTCAAAGCCATGCCCGCGGCCAGACCCCGCCCGATCTCAAGGGGCGCGACCAGCATGCGGTCATCGAGCTGGATCTGCAGGACAGCTATCAGGGCACGCAACGCGCGCTGCAGGTGCGCAGCGCCACGCTCGACGCGCAGGGCCACCCGGTCGAGAGGACGCGCGAACTGCAGGTCACCATCCCGAAAGGCGTCAAGGAAGGGCAGCTGATCCGCCTGGCCGGCCATGGAGGCCCGGGCCTGGGCAACGGCCCGGCGGGCGACCTGCTGCTGGAGGTGCGCTTTCGCGCGGATCCGCGCTGGCACGCCAAGGAGCGCGATGTCTACCAGCAGCTGCTGCTGGCGCCCTGGGAGGCGGCACTGGGCGGCCCGATCGAGGTGCAGACGCTGGCCGGGCCCCTCGAGGTCAACGTGCCCGCAGGCTGGAAACCCGGGCGCCAGCTGCGCCTGCGCGGCAAGGGCCTGCCGGGGCCGACGCCCGGCGACATGTATCTGACGCTTGAAATCGCGCTGCCGCCCGCCGATGATGCAGCCAGCCGCAAGGCCTACGAAGCGTTTGCCCAGGCCTTTGCCCAGTTCCATGCCCGATCCTGA
- a CDS encoding lipocalin family protein has translation MSAAAFASSPSKPRTWLMALLLCSLLLACGLTARTHSATHNVAVVQNFDISRYAGPWYVLARIDHPSEAGLVQTGVYYRSNQDGSLSMVQRGLDPTSGQWVKRESLALPAGSPHEGAWKLSSQRGVASDYNVVALDDSYHWAVVKGASAARSWVLSRTPTLPADVRSELLQRARTAGINTEQLLWVPQERAVAALL, from the coding sequence ATGTCCGCTGCCGCCTTTGCTTCCAGCCCCTCCAAGCCGCGTACCTGGCTCATGGCCCTGCTGCTGTGCAGCCTGCTGTTGGCATGCGGGCTGACTGCGCGCACCCATTCAGCGACCCATAACGTGGCGGTGGTGCAGAACTTCGATATTTCCCGCTATGCCGGCCCCTGGTATGTGCTGGCGCGCATCGATCACCCGTCGGAAGCGGGGCTGGTCCAGACCGGCGTCTACTACCGCAGCAACCAAGATGGCTCGCTGAGCATGGTGCAACGGGGCCTTGATCCCACCAGCGGGCAATGGGTCAAGCGCGAAAGCCTGGCGCTGCCTGCGGGCTCACCGCACGAGGGGGCATGGAAGCTGTCGTCGCAAAGGGGCGTGGCCAGCGATTACAACGTGGTCGCGCTGGATGACAGCTACCACTGGGCCGTCGTGAAGGGGGCCAGCGCCGCGCGCTCCTGGGTGCTGTCGCGCACGCCGACCCTGCCGGCCGATGTCAGGAGCGAGCTGCTGCAGCGCGCGCGCACTGCCGGCATCAATACCGAGCAGCTGCTCTGGGTCCCGCAGGAACGCGCCGTGGCTGCCCTGCTCTGA
- a CDS encoding zinc-dependent alcohol dehydrogenase, producing the protein MRALYWNGVNDLRVGTVKDPEIVNPHDAILRVSLSTTCGSDLHFIDGYIPTMQAGDVIGHEFMGVIEEVGPAVKRVAKGDRVVVPSFIVCGQCWYCQQSLYSLCDNTHPKPELQEPMLGGYPTAGIYGYTHAFGGYAGAHAQYVRVPFADNDCFKVPDGVEDETALFLSDAAPTGYMGADFCNIRPGDTVAVWGCGGVGLMAQQSARLMGAERVIAIDRFPERLQMAREHAGAETIDYTQVDSVLDALKEMTGGRGPDACIDAVGMEAHGTGPQYAYDRVKQALRLETDRGQALREAIMACRKGGTLSVLGVYGLIDKFPMGAIMNKGMTVRSAQQHGQAYMDRLLAHAQRGELNPAYLATHRFSLEDGPRGYDMFKHKKDGCVRAVFAP; encoded by the coding sequence ATGCGAGCACTTTACTGGAACGGCGTGAACGACTTGCGTGTCGGCACGGTGAAGGACCCCGAGATCGTGAACCCCCATGACGCCATCCTGCGCGTCAGCCTGTCGACGACCTGCGGCTCCGATCTGCATTTCATCGACGGCTACATCCCGACCATGCAGGCCGGCGACGTGATCGGCCACGAGTTCATGGGCGTGATCGAGGAAGTCGGCCCCGCGGTCAAGCGCGTGGCGAAGGGCGACCGCGTCGTGGTCCCGTCATTCATTGTGTGCGGCCAATGCTGGTATTGCCAGCAATCTCTCTACTCGTTGTGCGACAACACGCATCCCAAACCCGAATTGCAGGAGCCAATGCTCGGCGGATATCCCACGGCCGGCATCTACGGCTATACCCACGCTTTCGGCGGCTACGCGGGTGCGCACGCGCAATACGTTCGGGTACCGTTTGCCGATAACGACTGCTTCAAGGTCCCCGACGGGGTGGAGGACGAGACCGCGCTGTTTCTATCGGACGCGGCGCCGACCGGCTATATGGGCGCCGATTTCTGCAACATCCGTCCGGGCGACACGGTCGCGGTCTGGGGCTGTGGTGGCGTGGGCCTGATGGCGCAGCAGAGCGCGCGGCTGATGGGCGCCGAGCGGGTGATCGCGATCGACCGTTTTCCCGAGCGATTGCAAATGGCGCGCGAGCACGCCGGCGCCGAGACGATCGACTACACGCAGGTCGACAGCGTTCTGGACGCGCTCAAGGAAATGACGGGCGGACGCGGCCCAGATGCCTGCATCGACGCCGTAGGCATGGAGGCGCACGGCACCGGCCCGCAGTATGCCTATGACCGCGTGAAGCAGGCCCTGCGCCTGGAAACGGACCGCGGCCAGGCCCTGCGTGAAGCCATCATGGCCTGCCGCAAGGGCGGCACGCTGTCAGTCCTCGGCGTCTACGGGTTGATCGACAAGTTCCCCATGGGCGCCATCATGAACAAGGGCATGACGGTGCGCAGCGCCCAGCAGCACGGGCAAGCCTACATGGACCGGCTGCTTGCGCACGCACAGAGGGGTGAACTGAACCCGGCCTACCTCGCCACGCACCGTTTCTCGCTCGAGGACGGACCGCGCGGTTACGACATGTTCAAGCATAAGAAGGATGGCTGCGTACGCGCGGTATTCGCGCCATAG
- a CDS encoding SRPBCC family protein yields the protein MAGKTQGGFIMANGIFDTQRSTSSQRGRPCGAASAGGTGQNLRWIPIALGAAAIVAGLGGRKKGAGALMVAAIAGAGAVGALRVQSARGTASGQPEVERSITIGKTADELRRYWLDPGTLPQVMAGFASVHATDDGRMHWKLEGPLGRACEWDTETVDRADEGIGWRALSDGAIANEGWIRFHPAPAGRGTVVTLRFHFNPTGGALGDWILELLGAAPLRVIADGALRRFKNLVETGEIPTTVRQPAARADTH from the coding sequence ATGGCGGGCAAAACACAAGGGGGTTTTATTATGGCAAACGGTATCTTTGATACACAACGGAGTACGTCATCGCAGCGCGGCCGCCCTTGCGGGGCCGCCTCGGCCGGCGGGACGGGGCAGAACCTGCGCTGGATTCCCATCGCACTGGGCGCCGCCGCGATCGTGGCCGGGCTCGGGGGGCGAAAGAAAGGCGCGGGGGCGCTCATGGTCGCCGCGATCGCCGGCGCCGGCGCGGTCGGCGCGCTGCGCGTGCAGTCCGCGCGTGGGACCGCAAGCGGCCAGCCGGAAGTGGAGCGTTCGATCACGATCGGCAAGACTGCAGATGAACTTCGCCGCTACTGGCTCGACCCCGGCACGCTGCCCCAAGTCATGGCAGGTTTTGCTTCCGTGCATGCCACTGATGACGGCCGCATGCACTGGAAGCTGGAGGGACCGCTCGGCCGCGCCTGCGAATGGGATACCGAGACAGTCGACCGGGCCGACGAAGGCATCGGATGGCGCGCCCTTTCCGACGGCGCCATCGCGAACGAGGGATGGATCCGCTTTCACCCCGCCCCGGCTGGCCGGGGCACCGTGGTCACGCTGCGGTTTCATTTCAACCCGACCGGCGGCGCGCTCGGCGATTGGATCCTCGAACTCCTGGGAGCCGCGCCTCTGCGCGTGATCGCCGACGGCGCGCTGCGGCGCTTCAAGAACCTCGTCGAAACCGGCGAGATACCGACTACCGTGCGCCAGCCCGCCGCTCGCGCCGACACACACTGA